The Candidatus Equadaptatus faecalis genome contains the following window.
TTTCATTGTTTCCGTTATGTTCGGCAACAATGAAATAGGAACAATAGAGCCGGTTCAGCAGCTTGGAGAGATTTGCCGCAGACGCGGGGTTCTGTTCCATACGGATGCCGTTCAGGCAGCCGGACACGTTGATATAGACGTTGAAAAACTGAATATAGATATGATGTCCATGTCCGCGCACAAGATGTATGGCCCAAAAGGCGTAGGTGCCCTTTATATCCGCAGGGGTTTGAAGCTTGCAAGCCTTGTTCACGGCGGGGGGCAGGAGTTTGGGCTTCGCGCGGGCACCGAAAATACTGCGGGCATAGTCGGTTTTGGCAAGGCTGCGGAGCTTGCTAAGGAACGTCTTGCGTCAGGCGGCGCTGACAATGAGAGACGTCTGCGCGACAAGCTGATTGACGGTCTGCTTGAAAGAATTCCGGAGCTTATCGTCACAGGCGACCGCGAAAGCCGTCTGCCGTATCACGCAAGTGTCTGCGTGCGCCACATTGAGGGCGAGGGCATGCTTCTGCTTATGGACGCGGAAGGCATTGCCGTTTCCAGCGGTTCCGCCTGTACGTCGGGCAGTCTGTCGGCAAGCCACGTTCTGCTTGCGACAGGTTTGACCGCCGCCGTTGCCCACGGTTCCGTGCGCCTTACTCTGAGCAAGGATACCACGGACGAGGATATAGATTATGTGCTTGAAAAGTTCCCGCCTATTGTTGAACGGCTGAGGGCAATGTCGCCGTTCGGAAAATAAAAAAACAGCTGACAGCAATGGCGCTGACGCGCCGATAAGGAGGAATAAACATGTACAATCAGAAGGTTATAGACTATTTTATGCATCCGAGAAATGCGGGCAGTATTGAAAATCCGAGCGCGGTAGGTGAGGTCGGCAATCCTACGTGCGGCGACGTTATGAAGATTTATCTCAAAATTGACCCCGCAACGCGCGTTATTGAGG
Protein-coding sequences here:
- the nifS gene encoding cysteine desulfurase NifS — protein: MRKVYLDNSATTKVDDAVLKEMLPFFSEAYGNPNSLHSFGRDARAAVDKARSQVAALINARPQDIVFTGGGSEADNLAIKGIAFALKDKTRNHIITSAIEHHAMLHTIDWLCKNFGFRSTVLPVDSKGLVSPEALNDAICPETFIVSVMFGNNEIGTIEPVQQLGEICRRRGVLFHTDAVQAAGHVDIDVEKLNIDMMSMSAHKMYGPKGVGALYIRRGLKLASLVHGGGQEFGLRAGTENTAGIVGFGKAAELAKERLASGGADNERRLRDKLIDGLLERIPELIVTGDRESRLPYHASVCVRHIEGEGMLLLMDAEGIAVSSGSACTSGSLSASHVLLATGLTAAVAHGSVRLTLSKDTTDEDIDYVLEKFPPIVERLRAMSPFGK